One Candidatus Limnocylindria bacterium DNA segment encodes these proteins:
- a CDS encoding ROK family protein, with protein MSDNHFLGVDLGGTQIRSVIATLDGDRHEIVARDERRTPRDGAESIVRAIADSARASAREAGLPLHELVAVGCAAPGPLDHRTGLVHQAPNLVGFIEFPLAARLSDALDGLTVFVDRDTAMAAIAEGRVGAARGARDFIYVTVSTGLGGTIVSGGRMLRGATNTAGEIGHWPVAFQLDPSRDAAADLPRCGCGSFGCAESFAAGRNIADAYGVTDAAEVFAAAARGEPRATTIVVRAERALANLAVGLVNVLNPALIVVGGSIADKQPAHVLEPMRRAIAERAFRAPAGAVRVVPAELGADVGMLGAVFAARQRLSGQGEWFL; from the coding sequence CGGCGACCGCCACGAGATCGTCGCGCGTGATGAGCGTCGCACGCCACGAGACGGCGCCGAGTCGATCGTTCGCGCGATCGCGGACTCCGCTCGCGCGAGCGCCCGCGAGGCCGGCTTACCGCTCCACGAGCTCGTCGCTGTCGGTTGCGCCGCGCCGGGTCCCCTCGACCACCGCACCGGTCTGGTGCATCAGGCGCCGAACCTGGTCGGATTCATCGAGTTCCCGCTCGCCGCCCGTCTGTCCGATGCGCTCGATGGGCTCACCGTCTTCGTCGACCGCGACACCGCGATGGCCGCGATCGCCGAGGGTCGGGTCGGCGCCGCGCGCGGCGCGCGCGACTTCATCTACGTGACCGTGTCCACCGGGCTCGGCGGAACGATCGTGAGCGGCGGTCGCATGCTGCGTGGCGCGACGAACACCGCCGGTGAGATCGGGCATTGGCCGGTCGCGTTCCAGCTCGATCCATCGCGTGACGCGGCCGCGGATCTGCCGCGCTGTGGCTGCGGCTCGTTCGGCTGCGCCGAGTCGTTCGCGGCGGGCCGCAACATCGCCGATGCCTACGGGGTCACAGACGCGGCCGAGGTCTTCGCCGCCGCCGCACGTGGCGAGCCCCGCGCGACCACGATCGTCGTGCGAGCGGAACGTGCGCTCGCGAACCTCGCGGTCGGCCTGGTGAACGTGCTGAATCCCGCTCTCATCGTCGTCGGCGGATCCATCGCGGACAAACAACCAGCTCATGTGCTGGAGCCGATGCGTCGCGCGATCGCGGAGCGCGCGTTCCGCGCGCCGGCCGGCGCGGTGCGGGTGGTGCCGGCGGAGCTCGGCGCCGATGTCGGCATGCTGGGTGCGGTCTTCGCTGCCAGACAGCGTCTGTCGGGGCAGGGGGAGTGGTTCCTTTAG
- the gap gene encoding type I glyceraldehyde-3-phosphate dehydrogenase, with protein sequence MGVRIGINGFGRIGRQFLKAVLERHPELEVVAVNDLTDPQMNAYLFKHDTNYGDFKGEVSASADSLVIDGHSIKVLQEKDPAKLPWKALDVDIVIESTGFFTDGTKAKAHLDAGAKKVIISAPAKNEDVTVVLGVNEERYDPAKHNIISNASCTTNGLAPVAKVLNDEFGIKKGFLTTVHSYTNSQRTLDTAAKEPRDARAAAENIVPSETGAAKAVALVIPELKGKFVGMAFRVPTSTVSVVDFVATLGREVTKDEVNAAFKRASEGDLKGIMGYTEEPLVSSDLKGDDRSTIVSAIDTIVLGDTVKVISWYDNEWGYACRLADIAAFVASKLRVPAAA encoded by the coding sequence ATGGGTGTGCGCATCGGCATCAACGGTTTCGGACGCATCGGCCGGCAGTTCCTCAAGGCGGTCCTGGAGCGGCACCCTGAGCTCGAGGTCGTCGCCGTGAACGATCTCACGGACCCGCAGATGAACGCCTACCTGTTCAAGCACGACACCAACTACGGCGACTTCAAGGGCGAGGTCTCCGCCAGCGCGGACTCGCTCGTGATCGATGGCCACAGCATCAAGGTGCTGCAGGAGAAGGATCCCGCCAAGCTCCCCTGGAAGGCGCTCGACGTGGACATCGTCATCGAATCGACCGGCTTCTTCACCGATGGGACGAAGGCGAAAGCCCACCTGGACGCCGGTGCGAAGAAGGTCATCATCTCCGCGCCCGCGAAGAACGAGGACGTCACCGTGGTCCTCGGCGTGAACGAGGAGCGCTACGACCCAGCCAAGCACAACATCATCAGCAACGCGTCGTGCACCACGAACGGCCTCGCGCCGGTCGCGAAAGTGCTCAACGACGAGTTCGGCATCAAGAAGGGCTTCCTCACGACGGTCCATTCGTACACGAACTCGCAGCGCACGCTCGACACCGCCGCGAAAGAGCCGCGCGACGCGCGCGCGGCCGCGGAGAACATCGTCCCGTCGGAGACCGGCGCCGCGAAAGCGGTGGCGCTCGTGATCCCGGAGCTGAAAGGGAAATTCGTCGGTATGGCGTTCCGCGTGCCGACGTCGACCGTGTCCGTCGTCGACTTCGTCGCGACGCTCGGGCGGGAGGTCACGAAGGACGAGGTGAACGCGGCCTTCAAGCGCGCAAGCGAAGGCGACCTCAAGGGGATCATGGGTTACACGGAGGAGCCGCTCGTCTCGAGCGACCTGAAGGGCGATGACCGTTCCACGATCGTCAGCGCGATCGACACGATCGTCCTCGGCGATACCGTGAAGGTCATCTCCTGGTACGACAACGAATGGGGTTACGCCTGTCGGCTCGCTGACATCGCCGCGTTCGTCGCGTCGAAGCTCCGCGTTCCCGCCGCGGCGTAG
- a CDS encoding phosphoglycerate kinase, giving the protein MTGFAKRTIRDADPSGKKVLVRVDFNVPLADGAVADDTRVRAALPTINYLLEHGAAIALCSHLGRPKGPDRKLSLKPVARRLGELLGRDVRLLPESVGSAVREAVARLRPGDVVLLENVRFHPEEEKNDPAFAKELASGYDLYVNDAFGAAHRAHASTEGVARILPAYAGLLLEKELLVLGGLVSAPDRPFLAIIGGAKVSTKIDVLRALLARVDALAIGGGMANTFLLATGHKIGRSLAEPDRASEARAILDDAKAQGKRVLLPADVLCAPSVDEAGARAATLKGIDDVSDDLAIVDIGPRTIERYAEEIRRAKTIFWNGPVGVFEIPAFATGTKRVAELLAASKAATVVGGGESVQAVEELGLADKMTHVSTGGGASLELIEGKTLPGVAAIPDRTETHAA; this is encoded by the coding sequence GTGACGGGCTTCGCGAAGCGGACCATCCGGGACGCCGATCCGTCCGGGAAGAAGGTCCTCGTTCGCGTCGATTTCAACGTGCCGCTCGCCGACGGTGCGGTCGCCGACGACACGCGCGTACGCGCGGCATTGCCCACGATCAATTACCTACTCGAGCACGGCGCCGCGATCGCGCTGTGCTCGCATCTTGGACGGCCGAAAGGTCCCGATCGGAAGCTGAGCCTCAAACCCGTGGCGCGCCGGCTCGGCGAGCTCCTCGGACGGGACGTGCGTCTGCTGCCGGAGTCGGTCGGGTCCGCGGTGCGTGAAGCGGTCGCTCGGCTGCGCCCGGGTGACGTCGTACTGCTCGAGAACGTCCGCTTCCATCCTGAGGAGGAGAAGAACGATCCGGCGTTCGCGAAGGAGCTCGCGAGCGGCTATGACCTGTACGTGAATGACGCCTTCGGCGCCGCGCATCGCGCGCACGCCTCGACGGAGGGCGTGGCGAGGATCCTTCCCGCGTACGCGGGGCTGTTGCTCGAGAAGGAGCTCCTCGTCCTCGGAGGTCTCGTAAGCGCACCGGACCGGCCTTTCCTCGCGATCATCGGCGGCGCGAAGGTGAGCACCAAGATCGACGTGCTCCGCGCGCTCCTCGCGCGCGTCGATGCGCTCGCGATCGGCGGCGGCATGGCGAACACCTTCCTCCTTGCCACGGGGCACAAGATCGGACGGTCGCTCGCGGAGCCCGATCGTGCGAGCGAGGCGAGGGCGATCCTCGACGACGCGAAGGCGCAGGGCAAACGCGTGCTGCTGCCCGCCGACGTGCTCTGCGCGCCGTCCGTCGACGAGGCCGGCGCGCGCGCGGCGACGTTGAAGGGGATCGACGATGTGTCCGACGATCTCGCCATCGTCGACATCGGCCCGCGCACCATCGAGCGATACGCGGAGGAGATCCGGCGCGCGAAGACGATCTTCTGGAACGGCCCGGTCGGCGTCTTCGAGATCCCGGCGTTCGCGACCGGAACGAAGCGCGTCGCGGAGCTGCTCGCCGCGAGCAAAGCCGCGACCGTCGTGGGTGGTGGTGAGTCCGTGCAGGCGGTCGAGGAGCTTGGCCTCGCGGACAAGATGACCCATGTGTCCACCGGCGGCGGTGCATCGCTCGAGCTCATCGAGGGAAAGACGCTGCCCGGAGTCGCTGCGATCCCAGACCGTACGGAGACCCACGCCGCATGA